CGCGCGGACGCCGCACACTTTCCGGAGCTGCAGGTGATGCTGAACCAGAGCTGGAAGCGGGTCGAACCTGCCGCACTCCCTGAAATGTTATTGGCCTCGACGAAGGCCGACGGTTTCGCCATCACCCGAAAACCCGAAGACAAAGGCATTCTCTTCCACATGCGGCGACAACTCGACGATGGTGAGTTGTTATTCCTCGTCAACACCAGCATTGAATCACCCACCGCCGGCACGATTGAGTCACGCGGAAAGGGAATTGAACAATTGGATTTGGAAACCGGCACCACGAAGCCTTTCGCTTTTCGAGTCGATAAGGACGGCGTCCGCTCTGTGTTCAACCTTCCACCCTGCGGAAGTCTCCTACTGTTCCTGTCGAATAAACCGCGCCCACCGAAGCCGGAGATTGCCGCCCACGCGACGATGATCGCAGCCAGTGGTTCGCCTGAAATCCAGCGCGTGGAGCCGAATGTCTTGACATTGGACTACGTGGACATCACGGCCGGCGGCGAGACGCAAACGAATGTTTACTTCTATCAGGCCAACCGATTCGCCTTTTACAAAAACGGCATGGAGCGAAATCCGTGGGATAGCGCCGTGCAATTCCGCGACGAGCTGATTAAAAGAACTTTCCCAGCAGACAGCGGCTTCACGGCGAACTATCGCTTTATGATTCAAGAGAAAGTTCCGGCGTCGCTGTTCATCGTCATCGAACGCCCGGACCTTTACGGCATCTCCTGCAACGGCAAACGCATCTCGGCAAAGAAAGACGCATGGTGGCTGGACAAATCGTTTGGCCGGATCGACCTCGCCTCGGCGGCGCGCGTTGGGGAGAACGTGGTGACGATTAAAGCCAGTCCGTTCACAATTTGGCACGAACTGGAACCGGCCTATGTACTCGGAGATTTTACCCTCAAGGCGGTGGAAAATGGATTTGTTATCACGCCGGAATCTGTACTGCATCTGGGTCGGTGGAATGACCAAGGCCATCCCTTCTACAGCGCCGGCGTTGGCTACCGCGAGCAGTTCAAGGTGGACGCTCTCGCCAACAAGTATTTTGTCACGCTGAGCGACTGGTATGGCAGTGTCGCCAAAGTGCTCGTCAACGGAAAACCGGCGGGCTACATCACCCACGCACCGTGGCAGTGTGACGTTACAAAATGGGTCAAGCGCGGCAACAACAACATCGACGTGATTGTCATCGGCACGCTGAAGAACACGCTGGGGCCGCATCACGGAAAGCCGGCCCTCGGCAGCGCGTGGCCCGGCTCGTTCCAACGCGGCCCGAATCCTGGCCCGCCGCCGGGCGACAATTATTCGACAGTCGGCTATGGATTATTCAAGCCGTTTGGCTTGAAGGCCAACCCCCGCTGATCTCACAAGCTGTCGTTACGATGGGATCGACTTCGCGTGGTGACTGACCGATCCTACGCCCTGATGACACCAGACATGAACACCAAGCACTTGACCCGGCGACAGTTTCTCCGCTCGACCGCGGTGGCTCTGGCTGGTTGCGCTACGGCGATGTCGGCGGCAGATCTTTCAAGCGCGTCCGGGCAAAAGAAAGTGCTTCCGACACCCACGGCATCGCGTTTGCCGCGCTGGCGCGGCTTCAACCTCTTGGAAAAATTCATCGCCCAGCCGGGAGGCAATCCACCCTATCGCGAATCTGATTTCGAGTGGATTGCGGAACTGGGTTTCGATTTTGTCCGCCTCCCGATGTCCTACCTATGCTGGAGTGATCCCACTGACTGGTTGAAGCTGCGTGACGAAGAACTCAAGCACGTTGATCAGACCGTCGAGTTCGGACGCAAACACGGTGTGCACGTGAACCTGAACTTTCACCGCGCGCCGGGCTACTGCGTCAATCCGCCCAAGGAGCCGCTCAGTTTGTGGAATGATGAGAAGGCGCTGGAGGCTTGCGCCTTTCATTGGGCGCACTTTGCGAAACGCTTCAAAGGCATTCCCAATTCCCAGGTGACTTTCGATCTCCTCAACGAGCCGGGAGAAGTTCCTCAAGCAACTTACACCCGCGTCGTCAAGCGGCTCGTCGAAGCAATCCGCGCCGAAGATCCGGAGCGCCTGATCATCGCGGACGGCTTGAGTTGGGGCACGAAGCCCGTCGCCACTCTTGCCGAATTTCGCATCGCCCAAAGCACGCGTGGCTATGGGCCAACGCGCATCAGTCATTGGAAAGCGGGTTGGATGTCCGGCTCGGATCAATGGCCCGAACCAACGTGGCCGCTCACAATCAAATCAGGCAACGTGTGGGACAAGGAGCGTCTCCATCGGGAATACATCGAGCCGTGGAAAGCGCTTGAGGGCCGGGGCGTCGGCGTTCACGTCGGCGAGTGGGGCGCGTTCCAGCACACACCGCACAAGGTCGTGCTCGCCTGGATGCGCGACTGGCTTGAGTTGTGGCAGGAAGCCGGCTGGGGTTGGGCGCTATGGAATTTTCGCGGGTCGTTTGGCATTCTTGACAGCAATCGCGCAGACGTCGCCTACGAACATTGGCGCGGTCACAAGCTTGATCGCCAGATGCTGGAACTCATCCAGGCGCACTGAACGCAATGACGCGATCAACCATCAACGTCAGCGATGGGACAATGCGGATGCGAACCAGAATGCACCGACTCGTGTTTACGGTTTTGGCGATCATGGGGATTGCGGGCCAACCATCTTCAGGTGCAGAACCTCAATCCAGCCCCATCCCGGTCCCCGAGCCGAATGCGATTCTCGCCAGGCTGCAACCGGAACATCCTCGCTTGCTGGCCACGACGAAGGATTTCACGCGCTTAAAACAACAAATTGCAACGAACGCCCAGGCCAAAGCGTGGCACGATGCGCTTCAGCGCGATGCGGAGAAGATCCTTGCGGACCCGCCGTCGCGCTACGAAATCCCGGACGGTCTCCGTTTGCTGGCAACGAGCCGTCGTGTGCTTCAACGAATTCAGACCCTCGGCTTGCTTTATCGGTTGGACGGAGATCGACGTTACATCGAGCGCGCTTGGAAGGAACTGGACGCCGCCGCCAGTTTTCCAGATTGGAATCCGCGCCACTTTCTCGACACGGCCGAGATGACCCACGCCTTTGCCATCGGTTACGACTGGCTCTTCGACGCGTGGTCGCCTGACGAGCGCGCCACGCTCCGCACGGCAATGGTTGAAAAAGGAATCAAGCTGGCACTGAAAATCCATCGCAATAAAAGCGGCTGGACGCGCGCGCGGCACAACTGGAACCAGGTTTGTAATGGTGGCATCGGCATGGGCGCGCTGGCACTGGCCGACGTGGAACCGGAATTGGCGGGTGAGTTTTTACATTCTGCATCGGAGTCGCTGCAAATTCCCATGGCCGAATTTGCACCCGATGGCGCGTGGAGCGAAGGGCCGGGTTACTGGAATTATGCCACCAGTTACAACGTGACGTTCCTCGCGGCGATGGAGACAGCGCTCGGCACGGATTTCGGACTGTCGGCAATGCCCGGCTTCGCTGACGCCGGTATGTTTCCGATCCACCTGACGGGCCCGCTGGGGCGCACCTTCAATTACGCCGACGGTGGCGATGGCACCATTCGCGCGCCGCAAATGTTCTGGCTGGCTCGAAGGTTCAGCCGACCGGAATACGCAGCGTATCAGCGCGCCGTCGCCGCTCCCCATCCGCTGGACTTGCTCTGGTTCACCGCCGCCAGCTCGGCCCAACCCGCCACGATGATGCCGTTGAACAAGTATTTTCGTGGCGCCGAAGTGGTGACGTTTCGCAGCGCGTGGGACAACCGAAACGCTGTATTTGTCGGCTTCAAAGCCGGCGATAACAAGGTCAATCACAGCCATCTTGATCTCGGCACATTTGTCCTCGATGCCTTGGGCGTGCGCTGGGCGCTTGATCTCGGTGCCGACAACTACAACCTTCCGGGTTACTTCGGTGTACAACGCCGGACTTACTACCGCCTCCGCGCCGAAGGTCACAACACCATCGTCATCAATCCGGGCGGCGAGCTGGACCAAGCGGCTTCTGCTGTCGGACGAATGATCAAGTTTGAATCGAAACCCGACCGTGCAGTCGCCGTGGCCGATCTCACCGCCGCGTATGCGCGCTCCGCTTCGCGAGCACAACGTGGAGTCGCTTTGCTAAAGCAGAAGCAAGTGCTGGTGCAAGATGAAGTTGAAGCCGCAAAGCCCGCCGTGATTTTCTGGTTCATGCACACGGCTGCGCAGATCACCCTCAGCCCTGATGGGACACTGGCGACGTTAACCCAAGGCAAGGCACGCTTGCTGGCGCGATTACTTTCTCCGGGATCCGCTCGCTTCGAAATCATGAAGGCAGAACCGTTGCCCGACTCACCACATCCCGAAAGGCAGGCGACCAATGAGGGCGTGCGCAAACTGGCAGTCCATTTCGTGAATGTGGAGACAGTTCGCGTTGCTGTTTTGCTCACGCCCTTGCGCGAGGGCGAAACTGATGCAGACGCCCAAGCGGAGGTTTGGCCGCTGGCGAAATGGTAGCCACGTATATCAACCGTTTTTCGGCTGCACACAGTCTTGATAAGAACAAGGCGGAGGCGCAGCAAACCGTCACAGAGCTTGACCGAAATCAATTTCGCCTCGGCCTGACTGAGCCAAGCTGGAGCATGACCTTGAAAGGCGCATTGCATTCTGAATGGATAATGTGTGGCAACTGCAGGTTCGTCGTAACGCTGTCGATTCTTCTC
The Verrucomicrobiota bacterium DNA segment above includes these coding regions:
- a CDS encoding cellulase family glycosylhydrolase, with the protein product MNTKHLTRRQFLRSTAVALAGCATAMSAADLSSASGQKKVLPTPTASRLPRWRGFNLLEKFIAQPGGNPPYRESDFEWIAELGFDFVRLPMSYLCWSDPTDWLKLRDEELKHVDQTVEFGRKHGVHVNLNFHRAPGYCVNPPKEPLSLWNDEKALEACAFHWAHFAKRFKGIPNSQVTFDLLNEPGEVPQATYTRVVKRLVEAIRAEDPERLIIADGLSWGTKPVATLAEFRIAQSTRGYGPTRISHWKAGWMSGSDQWPEPTWPLTIKSGNVWDKERLHREYIEPWKALEGRGVGVHVGEWGAFQHTPHKVVLAWMRDWLELWQEAGWGWALWNFRGSFGILDSNRADVAYEHWRGHKLDRQMLELIQAH
- a CDS encoding heparinase II/III family protein, with the translated sequence MTRSTINVSDGTMRMRTRMHRLVFTVLAIMGIAGQPSSGAEPQSSPIPVPEPNAILARLQPEHPRLLATTKDFTRLKQQIATNAQAKAWHDALQRDAEKILADPPSRYEIPDGLRLLATSRRVLQRIQTLGLLYRLDGDRRYIERAWKELDAAASFPDWNPRHFLDTAEMTHAFAIGYDWLFDAWSPDERATLRTAMVEKGIKLALKIHRNKSGWTRARHNWNQVCNGGIGMGALALADVEPELAGEFLHSASESLQIPMAEFAPDGAWSEGPGYWNYATSYNVTFLAAMETALGTDFGLSAMPGFADAGMFPIHLTGPLGRTFNYADGGDGTIRAPQMFWLARRFSRPEYAAYQRAVAAPHPLDLLWFTAASSAQPATMMPLNKYFRGAEVVTFRSAWDNRNAVFVGFKAGDNKVNHSHLDLGTFVLDALGVRWALDLGADNYNLPGYFGVQRRTYYRLRAEGHNTIVINPGGELDQAASAVGRMIKFESKPDRAVAVADLTAAYARSASRAQRGVALLKQKQVLVQDEVEAAKPAVIFWFMHTAAQITLSPDGTLATLTQGKARLLARLLSPGSARFEIMKAEPLPDSPHPERQATNEGVRKLAVHFVNVETVRVAVLLTPLREGETDADAQAEVWPLAKW